The Branchiostoma lanceolatum isolate klBraLanc5 chromosome 10, klBraLanc5.hap2, whole genome shotgun sequence genome has a window encoding:
- the LOC136443406 gene encoding homeobox protein EMX1-like, producing the protein MMAVHPKSCFSIESLVSKDPPRVDRPRLPPLSALWGIPCYTDTVSTGSVVPNLPPVKLCSAGPSAFRNGLRTATTLPNVPVPHYVPGYGPTAGVAAVPPGHHPAPPGFLHPQQASLPCHPWLLARHQAIFGHRMQDPGNGPLLLANPFRKPKRIRTAFTPSQLLRLEHAFEKNHYVVGQERKHLAQSLSLTETQVKVWFQNRRTKYKRDQQEEEGRKSPPKQKGAHHISRWRMATQQFTDEQTDNKEHTDGQTIEKSDS; encoded by the exons ATGATGGCAGTACATCCCAAGTCATGTTTCAGTATCGAGTCGCTGGTTTCTAAAGACCCTCCTCGGGTTGACCGGCCCCGACTCCCGCCGCTGTCGGCGCTGTGGGGGATACCGTGTTACACGGACACCGTCAGCACGGGCTCGGTCGTACCCAACCTACCTCCCGTCAAACTCTGCTCCGCCGGACCGTCTGCGTTTAGGAACGGGCTCCGCACGGCGACGACTTTACCGAATGTCCCCGTGCCGCACTACGTCCCCGGGTACGGCCCGACGGCGGGGGTGGCCGCGGTACCGCCCGGACATCATCCCGCCCCACCGGGCTTCCTCCACCCGCAGCAAGCCTCCCTACCCTGCCATCCATGGCTGCTAGCGCGCCACCAAGCCATCTTCGGACACAGAATGCAAG ATCCAGGAAACGGGCCTCTCCTTCTCGCAAATCCGTTCCGGAAACCGAAGAGAATCCGGACGGCGTTCACCCCGTCACAGCTGCTCCGGTTAGAACACGCCTTCGAGAAGAACCACTACGTAGTCGGGCAGGAGAGGAAGCACCTAGCGCAGTCTCTGAgtctcacagaaacacag GTAAAGGTGTGGTTCCAGAACCGGAGGACGAAGTACAAGAGGGACCAACAAGAGGAGGAGGGGCGAAAGTCTCCTCCCAAACAGAAGGGCGCTCACCACATCAGTAGATGGAGAATGGCCACGCAGCAGTTCACAGACGAACAGACGGACAACAAAGAACACACGGACGGACAGACCATCGAAAAGTCGGACAGTTGA